In a genomic window of Mycolicibacillus parakoreensis:
- a CDS encoding SDR family oxidoreductase yields the protein MAGIDALFRLDGKTAVVTGGSRGIGLMIARGLLQAGARVYVCSRREAELREAAAALAADGAVSAIPADLGTAEGVAALHAEVARREDAVHLLVNNAGATWGAPLAQFPESGIDKVLDLNVKGVLLVTQALLPMLQAGATGADPARVINIGSVDGLRAPAPGMNNFSYSASKAAVHQLTRHLAAELAPQILVNAIAPGFFPSKMTKHLLTDGGDAAAAGVPLGRIGAPDDMAGVAVFLASRAGGYITGAVLPVDGGVATTR from the coding sequence ATGGCCGGCATCGACGCGTTGTTCCGCCTCGACGGCAAGACCGCGGTGGTCACCGGCGGCAGCCGCGGCATCGGGCTGATGATCGCCCGCGGCCTGCTGCAGGCCGGGGCCCGGGTGTACGTGTGCAGCCGGCGGGAGGCCGAACTGCGCGAGGCCGCCGCGGCGCTGGCCGCCGACGGCGCGGTGAGCGCGATCCCGGCCGACCTGGGCACCGCCGAGGGGGTGGCCGCACTGCACGCCGAGGTGGCCCGCCGCGAGGACGCCGTGCACCTGCTGGTCAACAACGCCGGCGCCACCTGGGGGGCGCCGCTGGCGCAGTTCCCCGAATCCGGCATCGACAAGGTCCTCGACCTCAACGTCAAGGGGGTGCTGCTGGTGACCCAGGCGCTGCTTCCGATGCTGCAGGCCGGCGCCACCGGCGCCGACCCCGCACGGGTGATCAACATCGGCAGCGTCGACGGGCTGCGCGCCCCGGCCCCGGGGATGAACAACTTCTCCTACAGCGCCAGCAAGGCCGCGGTGCACCAGCTCACCCGGCACCTGGCCGCCGAGTTGGCCCCGCAGATCCTGGTCAACGCGATCGCCCCGGGGTTCTTCCCGTCGAAGATGACCAAACATCTGCTCACCGACGGCGGTGACGCGGCGGCCGCGGGGGTGCCGCTGGGCCGCATCGGCGCCCCCGACGACATGGCGGGGGTGGCGGTGTTTCTGGCCAGCCGGGCCGGCGGCTACATCACCGGGGCGGTGCTGCCGGTCGACGGCGGCGTGGCCACCACGCGCTAG
- a CDS encoding alcohol dehydrogenase catalytic domain-containing protein, whose translation MVAITGAVLDRIGPQRPYAQSRPLTVTELELAPPGPGELLVRIEAAGLCHSDLSVIDGTRARPVPMLLGHEAAGVVERLGAGASDLGAGQRVVMTFLPRCGRCAACATDGIVPCEPGTAANTAGTLLGGGLRLARAGAAVHHHLGVSGFATHAVVDRASVVPVDADVPAPVAALLGCAVLTGGGAVLNVARPRPGQTVAVVGLGGVGMAAMLTALAHADVHVVAVDALPEKLTAATALGAHAVYTPRQALDAGVRAAAVIEAAGRSEALQTAIALTAPGGATITVGLPAPQERISVAPLGFVAEGRSLIGSYLGSSVPARDIPRFVRLWRRGRLPVESLVSATIELTEINTALDSLADGAAVRQLIRL comes from the coding sequence ATGGTCGCCATCACCGGCGCGGTGCTCGACCGGATCGGCCCGCAGCGCCCCTACGCCCAGAGCCGGCCGCTGACGGTGACCGAGCTGGAGTTGGCCCCGCCCGGGCCGGGTGAGCTGCTGGTGCGCATCGAGGCCGCGGGGCTGTGCCACTCGGATCTGTCGGTGATCGACGGCACCCGGGCGCGCCCGGTCCCGATGCTGCTCGGCCACGAGGCGGCCGGGGTCGTCGAGCGCCTCGGCGCCGGGGCGAGCGATCTGGGCGCCGGTCAGCGGGTGGTGATGACGTTTCTGCCGCGCTGCGGGCGGTGTGCGGCCTGCGCCACCGACGGGATCGTCCCGTGCGAGCCGGGGACCGCGGCCAACACCGCCGGCACGCTGCTCGGCGGCGGGCTGCGGCTGGCGCGGGCCGGGGCCGCGGTGCACCACCACCTCGGGGTCTCCGGGTTCGCCACCCACGCGGTGGTCGACCGGGCCAGCGTGGTGCCCGTCGACGCCGACGTGCCCGCCCCGGTGGCGGCGCTGCTGGGCTGTGCGGTGCTCACCGGCGGCGGGGCGGTGCTCAACGTCGCACGCCCGCGGCCCGGGCAGACCGTGGCGGTCGTCGGCCTCGGCGGGGTGGGGATGGCCGCGATGCTCACCGCGTTGGCCCACGCCGATGTGCACGTGGTCGCCGTCGATGCGCTGCCGGAGAAACTCACCGCCGCGACCGCGCTGGGCGCGCACGCCGTCTACACCCCCCGGCAGGCGCTCGACGCCGGGGTGCGCGCCGCCGCGGTCATCGAGGCGGCCGGGCGGTCCGAGGCGCTGCAGACCGCGATCGCGCTGACCGCGCCGGGCGGGGCCACGATCACCGTCGGCCTGCCCGCACCGCAGGAGCGGATCAGTGTGGCGCCGTTGGGGTTCGTCGCCGAAGGCCGCTCGCTGATCGGCAGCTACCTGGGCTCGTCGGTGCCGGCGCGCGACATCCCGCGGTTCGTGCGGCTGTGGCGCCGCGGGCGGCTGCCGGTGGAGTCGCTGGTGTCGGCGACCATCGAGCTCACCGAGATCAACACCGCCCTCGACTCACTCGCCGACGGGGCGGCGGTGCGCCAGTTGATCCGCCTCTGA
- the fadD5 gene encoding fatty-acid--CoA ligase FadD5, translated as MTAPQSATPAPGVPPTLDEQPYLSRRQHWITQLARHALMQPDAPALRYVGETITWARLHARVTALASALHRRGVGYGDRVMVLMLNRPEFVEAVLAANMLGAIAVPVNFRLAPPELAFLVEDCTARVLITEPALAPAATATREIAPVLDTIVVAGAADADGLLGYEQLIAEPGESHPGVDIPADAPALIMYTSGTTGHPKGAVLTHTNLTGQTMTAIYTAGTGVGDVGFIGVPFFHIAGVGNLLPGMLLGTPTVIHPLGAFDAGALLDVLAAERVTGIFLVPAQWQAVCAEQQANPRDVRLRTMSWGAAPASDTLLRQMAETFPGTAILAAFGQTEMSPVTCMLLGEEALTKLGSVGRVIPTVAARVVDDAMNDVPVGQVGEIVYRAPTLMSGYWNNPQATAEAFAGGWFHSGDLVRMDAEGYVWVVDRKKDMIISGGENIYCAEVENAVAAHPDVVEVAVIGRAHDKWGEIPVAVAAVGKQIGLADLQGFLGERLARYKHPKALEIVDTLPRNPSGKVLKTELRARYGGAGQQTPSGP; from the coding sequence TTGACCGCACCGCAGTCCGCCACCCCGGCTCCGGGGGTGCCGCCGACCCTCGACGAGCAGCCCTACCTGTCGCGCCGCCAGCACTGGATCACCCAGCTGGCGCGCCACGCGCTGATGCAGCCCGACGCCCCGGCGCTGCGGTATGTGGGCGAGACGATCACCTGGGCGCGGTTGCACGCCCGGGTCACCGCCTTGGCCTCGGCGCTGCACCGGCGCGGCGTGGGCTACGGCGACCGGGTGATGGTGTTGATGCTCAACCGCCCCGAGTTCGTCGAGGCGGTGCTCGCCGCGAACATGCTCGGGGCGATCGCGGTGCCGGTGAACTTCCGGCTGGCCCCCCCGGAGCTGGCGTTTCTGGTCGAGGACTGCACGGCGCGGGTGCTGATCACCGAGCCGGCGTTGGCGCCGGCGGCCACCGCCACCCGCGAGATCGCCCCGGTGCTCGACACGATCGTGGTGGCCGGCGCGGCCGACGCCGACGGGCTGCTCGGCTATGAGCAGCTGATCGCCGAGCCCGGCGAGTCGCACCCGGGTGTCGACATCCCCGCCGACGCCCCGGCGCTGATCATGTACACCTCGGGCACCACCGGGCATCCCAAGGGGGCGGTGCTGACCCACACCAACCTCACCGGTCAGACGATGACCGCGATCTACACCGCCGGCACCGGCGTGGGCGACGTCGGGTTCATCGGGGTGCCGTTCTTCCACATCGCCGGGGTGGGCAACCTGCTGCCCGGCATGCTGCTGGGCACCCCGACGGTGATCCACCCGCTCGGGGCGTTCGACGCCGGGGCGCTGCTCGACGTGCTCGCCGCCGAACGGGTCACCGGCATCTTCCTGGTGCCCGCCCAGTGGCAGGCGGTCTGCGCCGAACAGCAGGCCAACCCGCGCGACGTGCGGCTGCGGACCATGTCGTGGGGCGCGGCCCCGGCCTCCGACACGCTGCTGCGCCAGATGGCCGAGACGTTCCCCGGCACCGCGATCCTGGCCGCGTTCGGCCAGACCGAGATGTCGCCGGTGACCTGCATGCTGCTGGGCGAGGAGGCGCTGACCAAGCTCGGCTCGGTGGGCCGGGTGATCCCCACGGTGGCCGCCCGGGTCGTCGACGACGCCATGAACGACGTCCCCGTCGGGCAGGTCGGCGAGATCGTCTACCGGGCCCCCACCCTGATGAGCGGCTACTGGAACAACCCGCAGGCCACCGCCGAGGCGTTCGCCGGCGGCTGGTTCCACTCCGGGGACCTGGTCCGCATGGACGCCGAGGGCTACGTGTGGGTGGTGGACCGCAAAAAGGACATGATCATCTCCGGCGGGGAGAACATCTACTGCGCGGAGGTGGAGAACGCCGTGGCCGCCCACCCCGACGTCGTCGAGGTCGCCGTGATCGGGCGCGCCCACGACAAGTGGGGCGAGATCCCGGTCGCGGTGGCCGCGGTGGGCAAGCAGATCGGGCTCGCCGATCTGCAGGGGTTCCTCGGTGAGCGGCTGGCCCGCTACAAGCATCCCAAGGCGCTCGAGATCGTCGACACGCTGCCGCGCAACCCGTCGGGCAAGGTGCTCAAGACCGAGCTGCGGGCGCGCTACGGCGGTGCCGGGCAGCAAACCCCCAGCGGGCCGTGA
- a CDS encoding TetR/AcrR family transcriptional regulator — MPSDTPTANGLSRREELLAVATKLFAARGYHGTRMDDVADAIGLNKATVYHYYASKSLILYDIYQQAAERTLAAVHDDPSWTAREALYQYTVRLLTQIAANLEGAAVYFQEQPYIAEWFTAEQVATIREQEVKVYEHVHGLIDRGIASGEFYPCDSHVLALGYIGMTLSAYRWLRPGGRSSAEEIAAEFSTALLRGLIRDATVRERCPLGGPDEGR, encoded by the coding sequence ATGCCCTCCGACACTCCCACCGCCAACGGCCTGAGCCGTCGTGAAGAACTGTTGGCGGTGGCCACCAAGCTCTTCGCCGCCCGCGGCTACCACGGCACCCGGATGGACGATGTCGCCGACGCGATCGGGCTGAACAAGGCCACCGTCTACCACTACTACGCCAGCAAGTCGCTGATCCTCTACGACATCTACCAGCAGGCCGCCGAACGCACCCTGGCCGCCGTCCACGACGACCCGTCGTGGACCGCCCGCGAGGCCCTCTACCAGTACACGGTGCGGCTGCTCACCCAGATCGCGGCGAACCTCGAGGGCGCGGCGGTCTACTTCCAGGAGCAGCCCTACATCGCCGAATGGTTCACCGCCGAGCAGGTCGCCACCATCCGCGAGCAGGAGGTGAAGGTCTACGAGCACGTGCACGGGCTGATCGACCGCGGCATCGCCAGCGGCGAGTTCTACCCGTGCGACTCCCACGTGCTGGCACTGGGCTACATCGGGATGACGTTGAGCGCGTATCGGTGGCTGCGGCCCGGCGGGCGCAGCAGTGCGGAGGAGATCGCCGCGGAGTTCTCCACCGCGCTGCTGCGCGGGCTGATCCGCGACGCCACGGTGCGGGAACGCTGCCCGCTGGGCGGACCCGACGAGGGGCGCTGA
- a CDS encoding SRPBCC family protein encodes MPIVSKTVEVAADAAAIMAIVADFEAYPQWNDEVKGLWVLARYDDGRPSQLRLDAAVSGFEGTYIQAVYYPAPNQIQTVMQQGELFSKQEQLFSVVEMGATALLTVDMDVETEMSVPKPMVKKLVDTALGHLADALKRRAEQLAP; translated from the coding sequence ATGCCGATCGTGAGCAAGACCGTGGAGGTCGCCGCCGACGCCGCCGCGATCATGGCGATCGTCGCCGACTTCGAGGCGTATCCGCAGTGGAACGACGAGGTCAAAGGGCTGTGGGTGCTGGCCCGCTACGACGACGGCCGGCCCAGCCAGCTGCGGCTGGACGCCGCGGTCTCCGGGTTCGAGGGCACCTACATCCAGGCGGTGTATTACCCCGCACCCAACCAGATCCAGACCGTCATGCAGCAGGGTGAGCTGTTCAGCAAACAGGAGCAGCTGTTCTCGGTGGTGGAGATGGGCGCCACGGCGCTGCTCACCGTCGACATGGACGTCGAAACCGAGATGAGTGTGCCCAAACCGATGGTCAAAAAGCTGGTCGACACCGCCCTGGGCCATCTGGCCGACGCCCTGAAGAGACGCGCCGAGCAGCTGGCCCCCTGA
- a CDS encoding alpha/beta hydrolase — MPTDRRPDSAATPDRADVRFPSGAELISAWLYRPSGERPGPVPLLVMAHGLGAVRTMGLDAYAQRFAAAGYACLVFDYRHFGDSEGEPRQLLSVAKQRADWAAAVGYARTLAGIDAQRIGLWGTSFAGGHVIATAAAVPGIAAVIAQCPFTDGLASIRVTNPLTSARVLVLAVRDALGALRGRPPVLVPTAGRPGEVALMNAPDAYDGYLGLVPAGQAVPNEVAARFALSLPAYRPGRSARKVGCPILFCVCSHDSVAPAGPTRRYAAQAPRGEVALYPEGHFAIYVGEAFERVVADQIAFLDHRLARA, encoded by the coding sequence ATGCCCACCGACCGTCGCCCCGACAGCGCCGCGACCCCCGATCGCGCCGACGTCCGGTTCCCCAGCGGCGCCGAGCTGATCAGCGCCTGGCTCTACCGACCGTCCGGCGAGCGCCCCGGGCCCGTCCCGCTGCTGGTGATGGCGCACGGGCTCGGCGCGGTGCGCACCATGGGCCTGGACGCCTACGCGCAGCGTTTCGCCGCCGCCGGCTACGCCTGCCTGGTCTTCGACTACCGCCACTTCGGCGACAGCGAGGGCGAGCCGCGTCAGCTGCTCAGCGTCGCCAAACAGCGGGCGGACTGGGCCGCGGCGGTCGGCTACGCGCGCACCCTGGCCGGCATCGACGCGCAGCGCATCGGGTTGTGGGGCACGTCGTTCGCCGGCGGCCACGTGATCGCCACGGCCGCCGCGGTGCCCGGGATCGCCGCGGTGATCGCCCAGTGCCCGTTCACCGACGGCCTGGCCTCGATCCGGGTGACCAACCCGCTGACCTCCGCGCGGGTCCTGGTCCTGGCGGTGCGCGACGCCCTCGGCGCGCTGCGCGGCCGCCCGCCGGTGCTGGTGCCCACCGCGGGGCGCCCCGGCGAGGTGGCGCTGATGAACGCCCCCGACGCCTACGACGGCTATCTGGGTCTGGTGCCGGCCGGCCAGGCGGTGCCCAACGAGGTGGCGGCCCGGTTCGCGTTGAGTCTGCCCGCCTATCGGCCCGGCCGGTCGGCGCGCAAGGTGGGCTGCCCGATCCTGTTCTGCGTGTGCAGCCACGACTCGGTGGCCCCGGCGGGCCCGACCCGCCGGTACGCGGCGCAGGCGCCGCGCGGGGAGGTCGCGCTCTACCCCGAGGGCCATTTCGCCATCTACGTCGGGGAGGCGTTCGAGCGGGTGGTCGCCGACCAGATCGCGTTCCTCGACCACCGGCTGGCGCGGGCCTGA
- a CDS encoding NAD(P) transhydrogenase subunit alpha, translating into MYDELLANIAILVLSGFVGFAVISKVPNTLHTPLMSGTNAIHGIVVLGALVVLGRVENPTVAQQIILFVAVVFGTLNVIGGFIVTDRMLGMFKTKKPSGSDAADAGAAR; encoded by the coding sequence ATGTACGACGAACTCCTCGCGAACATCGCGATCCTGGTGCTCTCCGGGTTCGTGGGGTTCGCGGTCATCTCCAAGGTGCCCAACACGTTGCACACCCCGCTGATGTCGGGGACCAACGCCATCCACGGGATCGTGGTGCTCGGCGCGCTGGTGGTGCTCGGCCGGGTGGAGAACCCCACCGTGGCCCAGCAGATCATCCTGTTCGTCGCGGTGGTGTTCGGCACGCTCAACGTCATCGGCGGGTTCATCGTCACCGACCGGATGCTGGGCATGTTCAAGACCAAAAAGCCCAGCGGCAGTGACGCCGCGGATGCGGGGGCCGCCCGATGA
- a CDS encoding acyl-CoA thioesterase encodes MPDSRAAPAVPAAPEALTGGDFPVHVPVGTRWADNDMFGHLNNAVYYQLFDTAINGWIGTALDWDPLAAPVLGVVAESGCRYLADLAFPQQLVVGLAVTRLGRSSVTYRLGVFTAADDDPAAAPITALGHWVHVYIDRASRRPVAIPGPLRELLGTAEV; translated from the coding sequence ATGCCCGACAGCCGTGCGGCGCCCGCGGTGCCGGCCGCCCCCGAGGCCCTCACCGGTGGGGACTTTCCGGTGCACGTCCCGGTCGGCACCCGCTGGGCCGACAACGACATGTTCGGCCACCTCAACAACGCCGTGTACTACCAGCTGTTCGACACCGCGATCAACGGCTGGATCGGCACCGCGCTGGACTGGGATCCGCTCGCCGCCCCGGTGCTCGGCGTCGTCGCCGAATCGGGCTGTCGCTACCTGGCCGACCTGGCGTTCCCCCAGCAGCTGGTCGTCGGGCTGGCGGTGACCCGGCTGGGCCGCTCCAGCGTCACCTACCGGCTGGGGGTGTTCACCGCCGCCGACGACGACCCGGCGGCGGCGCCGATCACCGCGCTGGGGCACTGGGTGCACGTCTACATCGACCGGGCCAGCCGACGCCCGGTCGCCATCCCCGGACCGCTGCGGGAGTTGCTGGGAACCGCCGAGGTGTGA
- a CDS encoding NAD(P)(+) transhydrogenase (Re/Si-specific) subunit beta, whose amino-acid sequence MNNLITILYIVSFSLFIYGLMGLTGPKTAVRGNQIAAVGMALAVGTTLLNVGHNWLLIVAGLVVGVALGVPPARFTKMTAMPQLVAFFNGVGGGTVALIALSEFIETQGFTVFGHDSGPTAHIMVASLLAAVIGSISFWGSVIAFAKLQELIDGKPIGVGRAQQPLNLLLAAGSVAIAVYIGIGASDGGLSVWWMVGLLAVSAVLGLMVVLPIGGADMPVVIALLNALTGLSAAAAGLALNNTAMIAAGMIVGASGSILTNLMAKAMNRSIPAIVAGGFGGGAAAAAGGDDADKHVTSTSAADAAIQMAYANQVIVVPGYGLAVAQAQHAVKDMAGLLEDKGVAVKFAIHPVAGRMPGHMNVLLAEAEVDYDAMKDMDDINDEFARTDVAIVIGANDVTNPAARDDASSPIYGMPVLNVDQAKTVIVLKRSMSSGFAGIDNPLFYAEGTSLLFGDAKKSVSEVIEELKAL is encoded by the coding sequence ATGAACAATCTGATCACGATCCTCTACATCGTCTCGTTCTCGCTGTTCATCTACGGCTTGATGGGCCTGACCGGACCGAAAACCGCGGTGCGGGGCAACCAGATCGCCGCGGTCGGTATGGCGTTGGCGGTGGGCACCACGCTGCTCAACGTCGGGCACAATTGGCTGCTGATCGTCGCCGGGCTCGTCGTCGGTGTCGCCCTGGGGGTGCCGCCGGCGCGCTTCACCAAGATGACCGCGATGCCCCAGCTGGTGGCGTTCTTCAACGGTGTCGGGGGTGGCACGGTCGCGTTGATCGCGCTCAGCGAGTTCATCGAGACCCAGGGCTTCACGGTGTTCGGCCACGACTCCGGGCCGACGGCGCACATCATGGTGGCCTCGCTGCTGGCCGCGGTGATCGGGTCGATCTCGTTCTGGGGCTCGGTGATCGCGTTCGCCAAACTGCAGGAGCTCATCGACGGCAAACCGATCGGGGTGGGCCGCGCCCAGCAGCCGCTGAACCTGCTGCTGGCCGCCGGTTCGGTCGCGATCGCGGTCTACATCGGCATCGGCGCGTCCGACGGCGGGCTGAGTGTGTGGTGGATGGTGGGGCTGCTGGCCGTCTCCGCGGTGCTGGGCCTGATGGTGGTGCTGCCGATCGGGGGCGCCGACATGCCGGTGGTGATCGCGCTGCTCAACGCGCTGACCGGGCTCTCGGCCGCGGCGGCCGGGCTGGCGCTGAACAACACCGCGATGATCGCGGCCGGCATGATCGTGGGGGCCTCCGGCTCGATCCTGACCAACCTGATGGCCAAGGCGATGAACCGGTCCATCCCGGCGATCGTGGCCGGCGGTTTCGGCGGGGGAGCGGCGGCCGCCGCCGGCGGCGACGACGCCGACAAGCACGTCACGTCGACCTCGGCCGCCGACGCCGCCATCCAGATGGCCTACGCCAACCAGGTGATCGTGGTGCCCGGCTACGGGCTCGCGGTCGCCCAGGCCCAGCACGCGGTCAAGGACATGGCCGGTCTGCTGGAGGACAAGGGCGTGGCGGTGAAGTTCGCCATCCACCCGGTGGCCGGCCGGATGCCCGGGCACATGAACGTGCTGCTGGCCGAGGCCGAGGTCGACTACGACGCGATGAAGGACATGGACGACATCAACGACGAGTTCGCGCGCACCGACGTGGCCATCGTCATCGGCGCCAACGACGTCACCAACCCGGCGGCCCGCGACGACGCCTCCAGCCCGATCTACGGGATGCCGGTGCTCAACGTCGACCAGGCCAAGACCGTGATCGTGTTGAAGCGCTCGATGAGCTCCGGGTTCGCCGGGATCGACAACCCGCTGTTCTACGCCGAGGGCACCAGCCTGCTGTTCGGCGACGCCAAGAAGTCGGTCTCCGAGGTGATCGAGGAACTCAAGGCCCTCTGA